In Deferribacteraceae bacterium V6Fe1, one genomic interval encodes:
- a CDS encoding ABC transporter substrate-binding protein, translated as MTAVIDTNISIKELVEKYPETLDILVANGFEMFKDENKLNSVGKILKLGSALKSKGFDEETFVKLLEEKVEQERNVSDVTMKKRVAVGDIKVKGLLPCPVRIPLLEGFDSFTEKFNEENGINITYKLEAASVGAKFLEEEIAKVESEDELPDIFVSAGFETFFDKRAIGRFKDNGVFVNPYFGEKLNDDFNGVDIEDPKGDYTIISTVPAVFMVNLQEIGDLKVPESWADLLSEEYYQKVALPVGDFDLFNAILISIYKDFGMDGVEKLGKILLKSMHPAQMVKNAGKKVADKPVVTIMPYFFTKMVRDVSTMKVVWPKDGAIISPIFMLVKRSKLEILKPVADFLFSKEVGEILSHKGLFPSLNPEVKNILPENAKFKWVGWDYIYSNDIGELIKTTNEVFEKSADEVK; from the coding sequence ATGACAGCAGTAATTGATACAAATATTTCAATAAAAGAATTGGTTGAAAAATACCCTGAGACACTTGATATACTTGTTGCTAACGGTTTTGAAATGTTTAAGGATGAAAATAAGTTAAATAGTGTAGGCAAAATTTTAAAGCTTGGTTCAGCCCTGAAATCAAAAGGGTTTGACGAGGAAACCTTTGTAAAACTTTTGGAAGAGAAGGTTGAACAAGAAAGAAACGTAAGCGATGTTACGATGAAAAAGAGAGTGGCAGTGGGGGATATCAAAGTAAAAGGTTTACTCCCTTGTCCCGTAAGAATACCTCTTTTAGAAGGGTTTGACAGCTTTACAGAAAAATTTAATGAAGAAAATGGTATAAATATTACCTATAAACTTGAAGCAGCTTCAGTAGGTGCAAAGTTTCTTGAAGAAGAGATTGCAAAAGTGGAATCTGAAGATGAGCTTCCGGATATCTTTGTTTCTGCGGGCTTTGAGACATTTTTCGACAAGAGAGCCATTGGCAGATTTAAGGATAACGGGGTGTTTGTAAACCCTTATTTTGGTGAAAAATTAAATGATGATTTTAATGGAGTAGATATAGAAGACCCGAAGGGTGATTATACGATAATTAGTACTGTGCCTGCGGTATTTATGGTAAATTTGCAGGAAATCGGTGATTTAAAAGTCCCTGAAAGTTGGGCAGACCTTTTAAGTGAAGAGTATTATCAAAAAGTTGCTCTACCGGTTGGTGACTTTGACCTTTTTAATGCAATTTTGATAAGTATTTATAAAGATTTTGGTATGGATGGCGTGGAAAAACTCGGTAAAATTTTGCTAAAGTCAATGCATCCGGCACAGATGGTTAAAAATGCAGGGAAAAAAGTGGCAGACAAGCCTGTGGTAACTATTATGCCGTACTTTTTTACAAAGATGGTTAGGGACGTGTCTACAATGAAGGTTGTATGGCCTAAGGATGGAGCGATTATTTCACCTATTTTTATGCTTGTGAAAAGAAGTAAACTTGAGATTTTAAAACCTGTAGCTGACTTTCTATTTTCAAAAGAGGTAGGGGAAATACTTTCGCACAAAGGGCTTTTCCCATCTTTAAACCCTGAAGTAAAAAATATTTTGCCTGAAAATGCAAAATTCAAGTGGGTTGGTTGGGATTACATTTATTCAAATGATATTGGCGAATTGATAAAAACTACTAATGAAGTTTTTGAAAAAAGTGCAGATGAGGTGAAATAA
- a CDS encoding ABC transporter ATP-binding protein translates to MSTILKEPISKIIIVKPYLSDFFESYGITVDKDDVRDLDTFFNELNEDLLEDVGTTLSDLKKAFNEYLAVMEEVLENDFQVEEITIIGGFNKSNEPENFELTIKKGDVVCIVGPTGSGKSRLLADIEWMAQGDTPTKRKVLINGEKPKKEWRFSTEHKLVAQLSQNMNFVMDLTVEEFVTLHAESRFIQDVEEKVNRIIKEANKLAGEEFTKDTPVTALSGGQSRSLMIADTAFLSKSPIILIDEIENAGIDRKKALELLVKEEKIVLMATHDPILALMGDKRLIIKNGGVAKIIESSEEEKAILPELEALDNKLLELRNRLRNGEVLK, encoded by the coding sequence ATGAGTACGATATTAAAAGAGCCTATTTCAAAGATTATAATTGTAAAACCTTACCTGTCAGACTTTTTTGAGTCTTACGGAATAACTGTTGATAAAGACGATGTTAGAGACTTGGATACCTTTTTTAATGAGTTGAATGAAGATTTACTTGAGGATGTTGGTACAACTCTTTCAGATTTGAAAAAGGCATTTAATGAATATTTAGCAGTGATGGAAGAGGTGCTTGAAAATGATTTTCAGGTAGAAGAGATAACTATTATCGGAGGGTTTAATAAGTCAAATGAGCCTGAAAATTTTGAACTTACTATCAAAAAAGGTGATGTTGTTTGCATAGTAGGCCCCACAGGGTCAGGAAAAAGCAGACTTTTGGCAGATATTGAGTGGATGGCTCAGGGGGATACCCCTACTAAAAGAAAAGTATTAATAAATGGTGAAAAGCCTAAAAAAGAGTGGAGATTTTCTACTGAACACAAGCTTGTGGCTCAACTTTCTCAAAATATGAATTTTGTAATGGATTTGACTGTTGAAGAGTTTGTTACTCTTCACGCGGAAAGCAGATTTATTCAAGATGTTGAGGAAAAGGTTAATAGAATTATAAAAGAGGCAAACAAACTTGCAGGAGAAGAGTTTACAAAGGACACCCCTGTAACTGCACTTAGCGGCGGTCAGTCAAGGTCATTAATGATTGCGGATACAGCTTTTTTGAGTAAGTCTCCCATAATTTTAATTGATGAAATTGAAAATGCAGGTATTGACAGGAAAAAAGCATTAGAGCTCTTGGTAAAAGAGGAAAAAATTGTCCTTATGGCTACTCACGACCCTATTTTGGCACTTATGGGGGATAAAAGACTTATTATAAAAAATGGCGGTGTTGCCAAAATAATTGAGTCAAGTGAAGAGGAGAAGGCAATATTGCCGGAGCTTGAAGCACTTGATAACAAGCTTTTGGAATTAAGAAACAGATTGAGAAATGGTGAAGTTTTAAAATAA
- a CDS encoding nitrous oxide-stimulated promoter family protein → MALSKEKRIKKDAKILRKFVYVYCKKNHSDREKNSDGYCDECFEVLNYALKRDEKCPLDPKPKCKDCKIHCYKPEMRQKIKEIMKFSGIYFIKRGRLDWVFHYFF, encoded by the coding sequence ATGGCACTTTCCAAAGAAAAAAGGATTAAGAAAGATGCTAAAATTTTAAGAAAGTTTGTGTATGTATATTGCAAAAAAAATCATTCCGACAGAGAAAAAAACTCTGACGGTTATTGTGATGAATGTTTTGAAGTTTTAAACTATGCACTCAAGAGGGATGAAAAATGCCCTCTTGACCCAAAGCCCAAATGTAAAGATTGTAAAATCCACTGTTACAAACCTGAAATGCGCCAAAAAATCAAAGAAATTATGAAATTTAGCGGTATCTATTTTATCAAAAGGGGCAGACTTGATTGGGTATTTCATTATTTCTTTTGA
- a CDS encoding Crp/Fnr family transcriptional regulator yields MDKKNALKMFVNCFLGNADDETFKLLDSISSLVKKNKKEIFFFEDQEGENIYFLAAGHIKLYKTNDEGKEAIIHFVKPGELFAEILLYLRNRYPVTAEAVVDSVALAINSKKLYQLIKEHPDISMKLIGMMAQRIKYFLNMVENLTLSDARNRLLRYLTVLADKNKDNKVILPASKGDIAILLGIAPETFSRLLKKLTEENIIKVNGKEIELLGN; encoded by the coding sequence ATGGATAAAAAAAATGCGCTAAAAATGTTTGTAAATTGCTTTTTGGGCAATGCAGACGATGAAACATTCAAACTTCTTGATAGTATATCATCTCTTGTCAAAAAAAATAAAAAAGAAATTTTTTTCTTTGAAGATCAGGAAGGGGAAAATATCTATTTCTTAGCCGCAGGGCATATAAAGCTTTACAAAACAAATGATGAGGGGAAAGAAGCGATAATTCACTTTGTCAAGCCAGGTGAGCTATTTGCAGAAATTCTCCTTTATTTAAGAAACCGTTACCCTGTTACTGCAGAGGCGGTAGTAGATTCTGTCGCACTTGCTATTAACTCTAAAAAACTTTACCAATTGATAAAAGAACATCCGGATATTTCTATGAAATTAATAGGTATGATGGCTCAACGGATAAAATATTTTTTGAATATGGTTGAAAATCTCACATTAAGTGATGCAAGAAACAGACTGCTTAGATATTTAACTGTACTGGCTGATAAAAATAAAGATAATAAGGTGATACTGCCTGCAAGCAAAGGGGATATAGCAATCCTTTTGGGGATAGCCCCTGAGACATTTTCAAGACTCTTAAAAAAACTGACCGAAGAAAATATTATAAAAGTAAATGGAAAAGAGATTGAGCTTTTAGGAAATTAG